DNA sequence from the Magnetococcales bacterium genome:
ATCCAGGGCGGGGTGCGCCCCCAGGACTGGGTCCATTTCGTCATCGCCTGCCTGTGCCACGACATCGGCTACGTCCGGGGCGTCTGCCAGGGGGACGGCGACGGCCTGTACGTGATCAACGCCAATCGGGAACGGGTGAGCGTCCCCCTCGGGGCCACGGATGCCTCCATGACCCCCTATCATGTGGAGCGCAGTCAGCTCTTCGTGCTGGATCGTTTCGGCAAGGTCGGCTACCTGAACGCCCAGGAGATTGCCGACATGATCGCCATGACCAAGTTTCCCAAAGTCTCCCTGCCCCCTTCGCGCATCACGCTGCTGGGCCGTCTGACCCGGGGAGCGGATCTGATCGGACAGATGGCCGACATCCACTATCTGCGAAAGACCGCCGCCCTTTTCCATGAATTTCAGGAGATCGGTGTCGACAAGGTTCTGGGCTATTCGAGTCCGGCGGATTTACGCACCGGCTACCCGAAATTCTTCTGGGCCATGGTTCGCCCCGACATCGGCGAGGCCCTGGCCTTTCTGGAGGTGACCACCGAAGGCAAGATGTGGGTCAACAACCTTTACGCCAACGTCTTCATCCAGGAACACCACGACAAGATCGACAACCACATCGACCGCACCCCGGCTCTGATTCCGATGTAGGAAGAGCGGGGCCGGGGAAGACGGCGCGTGGCCCGCCTACCGATACACATTCTCCCGGAGGCCTGACTCGAAACAATCGGATACCGGACAGCGGTGTCAGTCTATTTATATATCTTTCACGTCAACGTCCCCGGCGGAACAACCCTTTAATCAGCACCACAAACGGCAGCAGGAGAAATAACAACACCTTGCCCGCGTTGGAGAAGAGTAGTCCGAGCAAAGCGAAGAAGCCCACCTTCTTGGCCGCCACGCCACCGATGAGCGCCGCCAGACCATAACCGGCCAACTGGTCCGAATTGGAAACGAATTCCTGATAGCGGCGCTCCTTGCGAAAGGTCAGTTGATCCAGCAGCGACTGAATCTGCAATTTCTGCCGCTCCACCGCCGAATCGTCGGTGATCAGATTCAGGGAAAAATAACCCTCCCGCCC
Encoded proteins:
- a CDS encoding metal-dependent phosphohydrolase, encoding MFHPSKLLIDTYVEHLQKNYRRTFGVQEPDFPGVLGFIGRIVLENVAKTDAPYHEIQHTILVTEVGQQILTGMHIIQGGVRPQDWVHFVIACLCHDIGYVRGVCQGDGDGLYVINANRERVSVPLGATDASMTPYHVERSQLFVLDRFGKVGYLNAQEIADMIAMTKFPKVSLPPSRITLLGRLTRGADLIGQMADIHYLRKTAALFHEFQEIGVDKVLGYSSPADLRTGYPKFFWAMVRPDIGEALAFLEVTTEGKMWVNNLYANVFIQEHHDKIDNHIDRTPALIPM